A segment of the Rhizobium sp. ZPR4 genome:
ATCCGAAACGGGAAAAACAGATCGAAGCGGCACGCAAGATAGCGGCGGCAACGGGCGAGGCGCACCTTGATCCCGAAATCCTGTTCGGCCGGGCGAGCAACGACGACATGGAGCTTTACAGCCCGGAAATGCTGGCTCTTGCCGCGACGCATGCGGCCAAGGAACTCGCGGCCTGGGGCGGCACCTCTCCGCGCGTCAGCATCGAGCAGGTCGCCAACATCGAGCCCGATAGCGTTGCCGTGTCGATCCTCTCGATCACCGACCACAACATGCCCTTCCTCTATGAATCGATCATGGGCGAAGTGACCAGCAGCTACCGCGATCTCTATATGGCGGTGCATCCGATCCTGATCATCGAGAAAGGCAAGCAGCCCAACCTCTATTCAGCCGATCAACCGAGCGACCCCGCCCATCGCGTCAGCCATATCCAGTTGCATCTCTCACCCCTATCGACGGCGCAGGCAACGGATCTGACCAAGCGGGTCCAGACCGTGCTCGACCAGACGCATCTTACCGTTTCCGACTGGAAGCCGATGCTGTCGCGCCTCGACACCGTCATTTCCGAGCTTTCCACCTACGAAGCGGCCGGCCGCCGCAAGAACGACCGAGACGAAGCGCTCGCCTTCCTTGCCTGGCTAAGAGACGGCAATTTCACCTTCCTCGGCATGCGCGAATATGTCTATTCCGGCAAGGGCGCCAACGCCAAGGTGGAGCGCGATCGCGGCACCGGCCTCGGCATCCTCTCCAATCCTGATGTCCGCGTCCTCCGACAGGGCAAGGACCAGGTGACCACGACGCCTGAAATCCTCGCCTTCCTCGATGGGCCGGATTTCCTGATCGTCACCAAGGCCAACGTCAAGTCGGTCGTCCATCGCCGCGCCTATATGGATTATGTCGGCGTCAAGCGCTTCGACACGGATGGCAACGTCACCGGCGAGCTGCGCATCGTCGGCCTCTTCACCTCCACCGCCTATACCAGCGCCGCAATTGAAGTGCCGCTGCTGCGCTCGAAGGTGCAGAAGGTCAAGGATCACTTCGGCTTCGATCCCACAAGCCATTCCGGCCGCATGCTCGAGAACACGCTGGAATCCTACCCCCGCGACGATCTCTTCCAGATCGATACGACGCTGCTCGCGAGCTTTGCAGAGCAGATCAACGACCTGACAGACCGGCCGCGTGTGCGGGCGCTGCCGCGCATCGATCATTTCGACCGCTTCGTCTCCGTCATCGTCTATGTCCCGCGCGAGGAATATGATTCCGTCGTCCGCGAGAAGATCGGCAACTACCTGAAGTCAGTCTATGACGGCCGCGTCTCCGCTTATTATCCGGCTTTCCCGGAAGGCGGCGTGGCCCGCGTTCACTTCATCATCGGCCGTAGCGCCGGCAAGACGCCACACGTTCCCCAAGCCAAGCTGGAAGAGGCGATCCGCGCCATCACCGCCCGCTGGGATGAGCGTTTCGTCATGCTGGCAGGTCCGAAGGCGCCGAACATCTCCGTCAGCCAGGCTTTCCAGGAAGCTTTCTCGCCGGAAGACGCCTTTGCCGACCTGCCCGATATCGTCGCCACGGCCGGTGCCGAGCCGATCCGTATCGGCTTCTATATCCGCAAGGACGAGGCGGGCGACATTCTCTCGCTGAAGATCTTCCATGGCGATGGCAACCTCGCACTGTCGCGCCGCGTGCCGCTGCTCGAAAATCTCGGCTTCAACGTTATCAGCGAGCGCACCTTCGATATCTACGTCACGGCCAAGGACGGCTCGACCGGCCATGTCGTACTGCACGACATGGAACTCGAGGCTCGGGGCGGATTGACCATCGATCTCGCCCGCCATGGTGCTGCTCTGGAAGAGGCCTTCCTCGCCGCCTTCGGCGGCACGATTGACAATGATGCCTTCAACCGGCTGATCGTCTCCGCCGACCTCTCCGCCCGTGAGACGAACGTCTTGCGCGCCTATTCCCGCTATCTGCGCCAGGCAGGCATTGCCTATTCGCAGGATTATATCTCTGCGACGTTGGACAAGTATCCGCGCATCGCTGCCTCGCTCTTCCGCCTGTTCCACGACACGCTCGATCCGAAACTCAGCGACAAGAACCGCACGAAGAAGCTTTCCGACCTCCATACCGCCATCGAGACCGAGCTCGCCGACGTTCCGAGCCTTGATGACGACCGCATCCTGCGCCGCTACGTCAACGCCATCGATGCGACGCTGCGCACCAACTATTTCCAGAGGAATGCAGACGGCACGCCGAAGGCCATGCTCGCCTTCAAGCTCGATCCGAAGCTGCTGGATGGCCTGCCCGAGCCGCGCCCCTTCCGCGAAATCTTCGTCTACGGCGTCGAAGTGGAAGGCGTGCACCTGCGCTTCGGCAAGGTGGCACGCGGCGGCCTGCGCTGGTCGGACCGCGCGGAAGACTATCGCACCGAAGTGCTCGGCCTGGTGAAGGCACAGCAGGTCAAGAACGCCGTTATCGTGCCCGTCGGCGCCAAGGGCGGCTTCTATCCGAAGAAGCTTCCGGTCGGCGGCAGCCGCGACGAGATCTTCAACACTGGCCGCGAAGCCTACAAGACCTATATCCGCACGCTGCTGTCGATCACCGACAATATCTCCGGCGCCGATATCATCCCGCCGGCCGACACGGTGCGGCTCGATGGCGACGATCCCTATTTCGTCGTCGCCGCCGACAAGGGCACCGCCACCTTCTCCGACACCGCCAATGCGCTCGCGCAGGAAGCCGGCTTCTGGCTGGACGACGCCTTCGCGTCGGGCGGCTCGGCCGGCTATGACCACAAGAAGATGGGCATCACCGCCCGCGGCGCCTGGGAAACCGTGAAGCGCCACTTCCGCGAAATGGACATCGATATCCAGACGACGCCCTTCAACGTCGTCGGCGTCGGCGACATGTCGGGCGACGTCTTCGGCAACGGCATGCTGCTCTCTCCGAAGATCCGCCTGCTCGCCGCCTTCGATCACCGCGATATCTTCATCGATCCCGATCCGGACATGGCAAAGACGCTTGCCGAACGCCAGCGTCTTTTCGATCTGCCGCGCTCCAGCTGGCAGGATTTCGACAAGTCGGTCCTGTCGAAGGGCGCGATGATCATCTCCCGCTCGGCCAAATCGGTGACGCTGACGCCGGAGGCGGTCGCCTCCATCGGCATCGACAAGTCAGTCGCAACACCTTTCGAGATCATGACGGCGATCCTCAGGGCTCCCGTTGATCTCTTGTGGTTCGGCGGCATCGGCACCTACGTTAAGGCGCCGTCGGAGACGGATTCGGAAGTCGGCGATCGCGCCAACGATCCGATCCGCATCACCGCCGAGGAAGTACGCGCCAAGGTGATCGGCGAGGGTGCCAATCTCGGTGTCACCCAAAAGGGCCGCATCGCCTATGGCCTCAAGGGCGGGCGCTGCAACTCCGACGCCATCGACAATTCCGCCGGCGTCAACACCTCCGACGTCGAGGTCAACATCAAGATCGCACTCGCCAATGCCATGTTCGACGATCGGCTGACGCGCGCCAAGCGCGATATCCTGCTGGCATCGATGACCGACGAAGTGGCTCTGCTCGTCCTGCGCAACAACTACCTGCAATCCCTGGCAATCTCGCTGACGGAGCGCAAGGGCACCGGCAACGCTCTCGAACTCAGCCGCTTTATGAGCGTGCTGGAAGCAGCAAAACAGCTCAATCGCAAGGTCGAAACCCTGCCCGACGACCAGACCTTCGCCGAGCGTTACGCCAACGGACGCCCGCTGACACGCCCCGAAATCGGCGTGCTGCTCTCCTATGCCAAGATCGTTCTCTTCGACGCGCTTGTCGCCAGCGACCTGCCTGACGATCCCTATTTCGCCGTAACCCTCAGCCGCTATTTCCCGGCCAAGATGCAGCGTTCGAACGCCACCGATATCGAAAGCCATCGTCTGCGCCGCGAAATCATCGGCACGGCGCTCGCCAACGAAGCGATCAACCGTGGCGGCCCGGGCTTTGCCGTCAGCATGATGGACGCGACGGCGGCATCGGCTGCGGAAGTCGTCAAGGCCGCCGTCATCGCCCGCGATGGCTTCGATCTCGACCGGCTCTGGAACGAGACCGACGCGTTGGACGGCAAGGTCGGCGGCCAGATGCAGAACCGCGTCTATGGCGAGATCACCGAGGTCTACACCGTTCTGACGCGCCTGCTACTGAAGACCGGGGCCGCCAAGGGTGAGATCGAGGAAACCGTTAGCCGGCTTCGCGCAGCCCTGAAGAAGTTGCGCCCAGTCTTCCTCAGCCACATCCCGGCGGATTTCGCGGCCGAGATCGCCGCTCGCGAAGCGGAATACCAGGCTGCCGGCCTGCCGGAAAAGCTGGCTTCGGAGATCGCCACGATCTACGCGCTCGTTCTCGTACCGGAAATCATGCAGATCGCCGAGCGCACCGGCGATACGCTGAACCGGGCGGCTGAAAGCTACTTCACGGTGTCGCAGACCTTCCGCGTCGGTCGCCTGCTGCTTGCCGGCAGCCGGATCGTCACCGGCGATCATTACGAGAGCCTGGCGCTCGCGCGCAGCCTCGACCAGATCGCCGGCGCCCGCCGCGATATCGTCATCTCGGCGCTATCAAACCATCCGAAGGACAAGCAGCCGGTTCAGGCCTGGCATGCGGAAGACCGTATCCGCATCAATCGCATCGCCGAAGAACTCGGCGGCCTCAGCGAAAGCGGCGATCCGAACCTCGCCCGCATCACCGTCGCCGCCGGCCTGCTCAGCGATCTTGCGAACGGCCGGGCAAGGTGACACAGTCCGCCCCGGCCCGTCATACGGGTAAGGGATTGAGGGGCAGGATCTGGTGGCAACCGAAATTGACAATGACGTGCCGGCCAAAGTGCCGGCACGCGGCATCTGGGGCTGGATGTTCTTCGACTGGGCGGCTCAGCCGTTCTTCACCGTCGTTACCACCTTCATTTTCGGCCCATATTTCGTTGCGCGGCTGACGGCCGATCCTGTCTCAGCGCAAACGACCTGGAGTAACATGGCGACGATCTCCTCGGTGATCATCGCCATTCTCTCCCCGGTTCTCGGCTCGATCGCTGATCAATCCGGCGCCAGAAAACCCTGGATAGCCTTCTTCGCCATCATCAAGATCGCAAGTCTCGTCTGCCTCTGGGGTGCAGCACCCGGATCACCTGTCATCTATCCCGTGATCTTCATGATCCTGGCGTCGATCTCGGCCGAATTCTCCATCGTCTTCAACGATTCGATGATGCCGCGGCTGGTCGGCAAGGACGACGTCGGCAGGCTGTCGAACGCCGCCTGGGGGCTCGGCTATCTCGGCGGCATGATCGTGCTGATCACCGTCGTCGCGCTGCTCGCCGGCAATCCGCAGACCGGCAGGACCATTCTCGGCCAGACGCCGCTCTTCGGCCTCGATGCCACGCTCGGCGAGGATGCGCGCATCACCGGACCGATTTCCGCCGTCTGGTATCTGATCTTCATCCTGCCAATGTTCCTCTTCACGCCCGACGCTGCCCGCGGCCTGCCACTTCGCGCCGCCGTTCGCTCGGGCCTGCGCGAGCTGTCGGCGACCTTGGGCGAGCTGAAGCGCCGGCGCGGCATCAGCCTCTTCCTCATCGCCCGCATGATCTATCAGGATGGCGTCAACGGCCTCTTGATCCTCGGCGGCACATTCGCGGCCGGCATGTTCGGCTGGGCGACGATCGAGATCGGCATCTACGGCATCATTCTCAACGTCATCGCCATCTTCGGTTGCTTTGCCGCCGGCTATGTCGATCGCTGGCTGGGCTCGAAGACGACAGTTATGATCAGCCTGACGCTGCTGCTCATCGCCACCTTCGGCATTCTCTCGACCGGTCCCGGCTTCACGCTGTTCGGCTTCGTTCCGCTCTCCACGGTCAGCTCCGGCGGTCTGTTCGGTACGGCGGCGGAAAAGGCCTATATCGGCTACGGCCTGTTGATCGGCATCGCCTTCGGGCCTGTGCAGGCCTCCTCGCGCTCCTATCTCGCCCGCAGCGTAAGCCTCTCGGAAGCCGGCCGCTATTTCGGCATCTACGCTCTGTCAGGCCGCGCCACCAGCTTCATGGCGACGCTGTTCTTCTCACTGGTGACCTATTGGAGCGGCTCGGCCCGCCTCGGCATGGCGACGCTCGTCATCTTCCTCGCTGGCGGCCTTCTGCTTCTGCTGCCAACGCCCTATCCGGCCGACAAGAAGAAGTAGGCAAAGAAAATCCCGGCTGGTTCGCCAGCCGGGATATAAAATTTTCGATTGGGTATATCCGCCATTTAATGGCGGAAATGGCGAACGCCGGTGAAGACCATCGCGACATTGTGCTCGTTGGCCGCGTCGATGACCTCCTGGTCGCGCATCGAACCGCCGGGCTGGATGACGGCGGTGGCGCCGGCAGCGATCGCCGAGAGCAGGCCGTCGGCAAAGGGCAGGAAGGCTTCGGAGGCAACGGCGGAACCGCGCGTCAGCGGCTCGGCAAGACCCATGGCCTTGGCGGCTTCCTCGGCCTTGATGGCGGCGATCCGGGCGGAATCGACACGGCTCATCTGCCCCGCGCCAATACCGGCCGTCTGGCCATCCTTGGCGTAGACGACGGCATTCGACTTTACGTGCTTGGCAACACGGAAGGCGAACTTCATGTCCTCAAGCTCCTGCGCCGTCGGCGCGCGCTTGGTCACGACCTTGAGCTCCATATCCTCGACCAAGGCATTGTCGCGGTTCTGGACCAGCAGGCCGCCGGAGACGGTCTTCGCGGTCAGGCCGGCGACACGCGGATCGGGCAGGGCGCCGACCGAGAGCAGGCGGAGGTTCGGCTTGCGGGCGATGATCGCCTTGGCTTCCTCGGTGACGTCAGGCGCGATGATGACCTCAGTGAAAAGCTTG
Coding sequences within it:
- a CDS encoding NAD-glutamate dehydrogenase, yielding MAPKTNPKREKQIEAARKIAAATGEAHLDPEILFGRASNDDMELYSPEMLALAATHAAKELAAWGGTSPRVSIEQVANIEPDSVAVSILSITDHNMPFLYESIMGEVTSSYRDLYMAVHPILIIEKGKQPNLYSADQPSDPAHRVSHIQLHLSPLSTAQATDLTKRVQTVLDQTHLTVSDWKPMLSRLDTVISELSTYEAAGRRKNDRDEALAFLAWLRDGNFTFLGMREYVYSGKGANAKVERDRGTGLGILSNPDVRVLRQGKDQVTTTPEILAFLDGPDFLIVTKANVKSVVHRRAYMDYVGVKRFDTDGNVTGELRIVGLFTSTAYTSAAIEVPLLRSKVQKVKDHFGFDPTSHSGRMLENTLESYPRDDLFQIDTTLLASFAEQINDLTDRPRVRALPRIDHFDRFVSVIVYVPREEYDSVVREKIGNYLKSVYDGRVSAYYPAFPEGGVARVHFIIGRSAGKTPHVPQAKLEEAIRAITARWDERFVMLAGPKAPNISVSQAFQEAFSPEDAFADLPDIVATAGAEPIRIGFYIRKDEAGDILSLKIFHGDGNLALSRRVPLLENLGFNVISERTFDIYVTAKDGSTGHVVLHDMELEARGGLTIDLARHGAALEEAFLAAFGGTIDNDAFNRLIVSADLSARETNVLRAYSRYLRQAGIAYSQDYISATLDKYPRIAASLFRLFHDTLDPKLSDKNRTKKLSDLHTAIETELADVPSLDDDRILRRYVNAIDATLRTNYFQRNADGTPKAMLAFKLDPKLLDGLPEPRPFREIFVYGVEVEGVHLRFGKVARGGLRWSDRAEDYRTEVLGLVKAQQVKNAVIVPVGAKGGFYPKKLPVGGSRDEIFNTGREAYKTYIRTLLSITDNISGADIIPPADTVRLDGDDPYFVVAADKGTATFSDTANALAQEAGFWLDDAFASGGSAGYDHKKMGITARGAWETVKRHFREMDIDIQTTPFNVVGVGDMSGDVFGNGMLLSPKIRLLAAFDHRDIFIDPDPDMAKTLAERQRLFDLPRSSWQDFDKSVLSKGAMIISRSAKSVTLTPEAVASIGIDKSVATPFEIMTAILRAPVDLLWFGGIGTYVKAPSETDSEVGDRANDPIRITAEEVRAKVIGEGANLGVTQKGRIAYGLKGGRCNSDAIDNSAGVNTSDVEVNIKIALANAMFDDRLTRAKRDILLASMTDEVALLVLRNNYLQSLAISLTERKGTGNALELSRFMSVLEAAKQLNRKVETLPDDQTFAERYANGRPLTRPEIGVLLSYAKIVLFDALVASDLPDDPYFAVTLSRYFPAKMQRSNATDIESHRLRREIIGTALANEAINRGGPGFAVSMMDATAASAAEVVKAAVIARDGFDLDRLWNETDALDGKVGGQMQNRVYGEITEVYTVLTRLLLKTGAAKGEIEETVSRLRAALKKLRPVFLSHIPADFAAEIAAREAEYQAAGLPEKLASEIATIYALVLVPEIMQIAERTGDTLNRAAESYFTVSQTFRVGRLLLAGSRIVTGDHYESLALARSLDQIAGARRDIVISALSNHPKDKQPVQAWHAEDRIRINRIAEELGGLSESGDPNLARITVAAGLLSDLANGRAR
- a CDS encoding MFS transporter, which gives rise to MVATEIDNDVPAKVPARGIWGWMFFDWAAQPFFTVVTTFIFGPYFVARLTADPVSAQTTWSNMATISSVIIAILSPVLGSIADQSGARKPWIAFFAIIKIASLVCLWGAAPGSPVIYPVIFMILASISAEFSIVFNDSMMPRLVGKDDVGRLSNAAWGLGYLGGMIVLITVVALLAGNPQTGRTILGQTPLFGLDATLGEDARITGPISAVWYLIFILPMFLFTPDAARGLPLRAAVRSGLRELSATLGELKRRRGISLFLIARMIYQDGVNGLLILGGTFAAGMFGWATIEIGIYGIILNVIAIFGCFAAGYVDRWLGSKTTVMISLTLLLIATFGILSTGPGFTLFGFVPLSTVSSGGLFGTAAEKAYIGYGLLIGIAFGPVQASSRSYLARSVSLSEAGRYFGIYALSGRATSFMATLFFSLVTYWSGSARLGMATLVIFLAGGLLLLLPTPYPADKKK